The Acidobacteriota bacterium nucleotide sequence GCGGAGACCGGAGAGAAGGATTCGTTCGACGAGATCGATTACGAGGCCTATTTCCAGGACTACGTCGACTACGGCTACAACCCTCGAATGTCGGAGGAGTACGAAGAGTACAGGATCGAGAACACGCTGACGAAGCCGCCGGATCTCTGGGACCATCTCTCATGGCAGCTCTCGATGTCGGATGCCCCTCCTCGCATCAAGGAGATCTGCGTTTTTCTGATCGGGAACGTCGACGAGGACGGCTACCTCAGAGCGTCACGGGAAGAGCTGCACGAGGCCGACTCGAGCTGGACCGACGAAGAGATCGATCAGGCGGTGGCAAAGCTCCAGTCGTTCGATCCCGCGGGCGTTGGAACGAGGGATCTGCGAGAGTGTCTTATGAACCAGCTCGAAAGGCTGGAGATCGAGGACGAGGTGGTGAATCAGGTCGTCGATCAGCATTGGCAGCTGTTCATGAATCGCCAGTACGCCCAGATCGCGAAGGCGATCGGCGTCGAGCTGAAGGAGCTCGAGGTCGTCGTCGAGACGATCAGACAGCTCGATCCGAAGCCGGGTCGCCGCTACTCCTCAGAGCGAGCGGTCTACGTCGAGCCAGACGTTCACGTCTACAAGGTCGGCGACGAATACGTGATCGTCCTCAATGAGGACGGAATGCCGAAGCTGAGAATCAACTCCCGCTACCGGAGAATGCTCAGCCAGATGAACTCGAAGGAAGAAGGGGAAACGGTCAACTACATCAAGGAGAAGATCCGATCCGCCGTCTGGCTGATCAAATCGCTCGATCAGCGCCAGCGAACGATCTACAAGGTCGCACAATCGATCGTGAAGCACCAGCGCGAGTTTCTGGAGCTCGGCATCGAGCACCTTCGGCCGCTCGTTCTTCGCGACGTCGCCGACGACATTCAGATGCACGAGTCGACCGTCTCCAGAGTCGTGTCGAACAAATACATCCACACCCCACGGGGCGTCTTTCTGATGAAGTATTTCTTCCACAGTGGTATCGACAGCGACTACGGCGAGGACATCTCGAGCCTGGCCGTCAAGAAGAAGATCAGGACCTATATCGACCAGGAAGACCCGAAGAAACCTCTTTCGGATTCAAAGATCATGAAGATACTGAACGACGAAGGAATCAATATTGCGCGGCGGACGGTGGCCAAGTACCGCGACGAATTGAACATTCCGTCGTCGACGGATCGAAAGGCCATTTTCTGAGCCAGGAGGGCCAATGACAGTCACCGCAGAAACCATCGAGATATCCGGACGCAACGTCGAAGTCACGGATCGGCTTCGAAAGCTGATCGAAGAAAGGTTCTCGAAGATCGAAAAGTACTTCACCGACATCATCGAGGTGCGATGTGTTCTGCAGCAGGAAAAGCACCGGAACATCTGTGAGATCTACGTCGTCGGCAAGGATTATGATGTGAAATCGATCCAGGAAGCCGACACGATGGAAGAGGCCGTCAAGGCGACCATTGGCAATCTGAAGAGCCAGGCCCGCAAGGAACGTGAGCGGATGACCGACCATCACCGCAGGGATGGGTCCACCGCGAAGCAGCGGGGGAGCGAGTGGCAGGTTCAGATCTTCCCGCGCAAGCCTTCGTCCGACTCCTATCTGTCGAGAATCATCCGGACCGATCGGCTGCCGATCGAACCGATGACGGTCGAGGAGGGAGCGATGAAGCTCGATGACTCGAGCAATGAGTTCATCGTATTTCGAGACTCGGATACGGAGAGAGTCACCGTCATCTACAAACGAGCGGACGGAAACTTCGGTCTGATCGCACCGGAGTTCTGAGGAGAGAATCGCGCCCAATGCGTCAGGAAGACTTCATTCACGCGAGAGCGGGAGTTCTCCTTTCCGGGGAGCTCGAGGATCTCGAACTGACGCAGGTCATCGGTTTCGACGGACTCGAACGGCCGATCGAACGGCCGCGCGTGCAGAAACCCGGACTCGCATTCGCCGGCTACTACGAATACGTCAAGCCGTGGCGGGTTCAGATCATCGGGGAATCCGAGACCAACTACCTCCTCAGCCTTCCTCCCCGGCTCAGGGAGAAGCGTGTGCGCGACGTGACTGCGCGCGACATCTCCTGTTACGTCGTGACCAAAGGAATCGAACCTCTGGACGACTTCGTCAAGGAATGCGAGAAGAGCTCGGTCCCGCTCTTTTCGAGCAAGGCTCTCTCCTCCCAGGTGATCAACCGAATCACCTGGTTTCTCGAGGAAGCGATGGCGCCGACGATCACCATGCATGCGGGACTTCTCGACGTATACGGCATCGGTGTACTGCTGCTCGGTGACAGCGGTGTGGGGAAGAGCGAGTGTGCGCTCGACCTCATCTACCGCGGGCATCGACTCATCGCGGATGACAACGTCACGATCAAGCGCCACCCGAATGACGTTCTGCTCGGCTACGCTTCCGAAGCGCTCGGCCATCACATGGAGTTGCGCGGTATCGGGATCATCAATATCGCGGACCTGTTCGGAGTGGCCTCGACCCGCGAGGTCAAGCCGATCGATGTCGTGGTTCGTCTCGAACGATGGATCGAAGGCAGCGAGTACGACCGGCTCGGTCTCGATGTCGAACAGCACGAGATGCTCGACGTTCTCCGTCCGCTGGTGCGCCTCCCGGTAGCTTCCGGACGGAACCTCGCCCTTCTCGTCGAGATCGCGGCACGCAACCACCTGATCAAACTTCAGGGTTATCGAACCGCCGAACAGTTCTCGAAGGGTCTCGATCAGCGGATCGCCGCACAGAGCGGCGAGCCGGAAGACCCGGCAAGGAAGTTTCCGAGCAAACAGGTCCTGCAGCATGCCACGCAAATCAAGAACAAACGTCACGCGAAATAGAGTGCGGCGGTGAGTGAGTTCGGAAGTCTCGTTTTCATCACCGGGCTCAGCGGAGCTGGAAAGAGCTTCGTCCAGAGCACGCTCGAAGACCTCGGCTTCTACTGCATCGATAATCTGCCGATGAATCTCGTCGGAGGATTTCTCGACGAGATGGCCGGGGAGAATTTCGACAAGGTCGGGATCGTCGTCGATGTCCGCACGCATGACTTCGCCGAGGAGTTTCCGGTCCTGTTCCGCGAGATCAAACAGAAGCACACGAACGCCGTGCTGATGTTTCTCGAGGCGAGCGACGAAGTGATTGCACGCAGATACTCCGAGACCAGACGTCCCCATCCGATCTCCGATATGCCGGTGATCGAGGCGATCAGGCTCGAGCGCGAGATCCTCGAGTCCATCCGGTCCGACGCCGACATCGTGCTCGACACATCCCAGTTTTCGGTCCACGAGCTCAAGGCCTTCATCGTCGACCGGTTCGACGTCATGGGAGTCGAGCGCAGGATGCTGGTGACCATCCGGACTTTCGGATTCAAGTACGCCGGCCCCTCGAATCTCGATCTCCAGTTCGACCTCAGATTTCTTCCGAATCCCTATTTTGTCGAAGGCCTGAGCAAGAAGACAGGCCTGGACAAGGAGGTCGTCGAGTTTCTCGAGAACAGCTCCGATTACAAGGAGACCGTGAAACGGCTCACCGAGTTTCTCGAGTTTCTCCTTCCTCAATACGAGCGTGAGATGAAGAGCTATCTCTCGATCGGAATCGGCTGCACCGGAGGAAGGCATCGGTCAGTCGCCGTCGGAGAGGCGCTCACGCGAAAACTCGTCGAGCGCGGCTTCCCGGTCGAGCTGATCCACCGCGACATTCGCCGTGCCGACGACAGGCGTGCAGCGGACGGCAGCGAAGGATTGCGTCGGATCGAGCGGCGCTCCCGCCCCGCCTGAAGTCGCGACCAGCCAGGATCGGAGGTAGTCGGACGTGCCTCACCCGTCCGACATCTCCGCGCAATCCCGCTACCTTCGGCGGACGCCCGCAACGCGTCGGTGCGAGGAAAACTTTTCGGGCTCGAGATAGCGAGCCGCCGCTTCCACGTCGATCAGCCCGAATCCGTAGACCGGATCGGGTCCCGGATCGCCAAGGTCGTGCGCGGTCGAGCGGAGCGCTGCGACGATCTCGTCGCCAGTCGACTCGGGGGAGAACGCCCGCAGCAGCGCGACGGCACCGGTCACCCAGGGTGCCGCCATCGAGGTACCCGTCCGCGTTCCCCACACCGAG carries:
- the rapZ gene encoding RNase adapter RapZ, with product MSEFGSLVFITGLSGAGKSFVQSTLEDLGFYCIDNLPMNLVGGFLDEMAGENFDKVGIVVDVRTHDFAEEFPVLFREIKQKHTNAVLMFLEASDEVIARRYSETRRPHPISDMPVIEAIRLEREILESIRSDADIVLDTSQFSVHELKAFIVDRFDVMGVERRMLVTIRTFGFKYAGPSNLDLQFDLRFLPNPYFVEGLSKKTGLDKEVVEFLENSSDYKETVKRLTEFLEFLLPQYEREMKSYLSIGIGCTGGRHRSVAVGEALTRKLVERGFPVELIHRDIRRADDRRAADGSEGLRRIERRSRPA
- the raiA gene encoding ribosome-associated translation inhibitor RaiA, translated to MTVTAETIEISGRNVEVTDRLRKLIEERFSKIEKYFTDIIEVRCVLQQEKHRNICEIYVVGKDYDVKSIQEADTMEEAVKATIGNLKSQARKERERMTDHHRRDGSTAKQRGSEWQVQIFPRKPSSDSYLSRIIRTDRLPIEPMTVEEGAMKLDDSSNEFIVFRDSDTERVTVIYKRADGNFGLIAPEF
- the hprK gene encoding HPr(Ser) kinase/phosphatase; this encodes MRQEDFIHARAGVLLSGELEDLELTQVIGFDGLERPIERPRVQKPGLAFAGYYEYVKPWRVQIIGESETNYLLSLPPRLREKRVRDVTARDISCYVVTKGIEPLDDFVKECEKSSVPLFSSKALSSQVINRITWFLEEAMAPTITMHAGLLDVYGIGVLLLGDSGVGKSECALDLIYRGHRLIADDNVTIKRHPNDVLLGYASEALGHHMELRGIGIINIADLFGVASTREVKPIDVVVRLERWIEGSEYDRLGLDVEQHEMLDVLRPLVRLPVASGRNLALLVEIAARNHLIKLQGYRTAEQFSKGLDQRIAAQSGEPEDPARKFPSKQVLQHATQIKNKRHAK
- the rpoN gene encoding RNA polymerase factor sigma-54, producing the protein MALEQKLNLKMSQKLIMTPSLQQAIKLLQLSKLELQEVLNEELLENPLLEESKQEEEPEAKAEEERKEEDDKAREAETGEKDSFDEIDYEAYFQDYVDYGYNPRMSEEYEEYRIENTLTKPPDLWDHLSWQLSMSDAPPRIKEICVFLIGNVDEDGYLRASREELHEADSSWTDEEIDQAVAKLQSFDPAGVGTRDLRECLMNQLERLEIEDEVVNQVVDQHWQLFMNRQYAQIAKAIGVELKELEVVVETIRQLDPKPGRRYSSERAVYVEPDVHVYKVGDEYVIVLNEDGMPKLRINSRYRRMLSQMNSKEEGETVNYIKEKIRSAVWLIKSLDQRQRTIYKVAQSIVKHQREFLELGIEHLRPLVLRDVADDIQMHESTVSRVVSNKYIHTPRGVFLMKYFFHSGIDSDYGEDISSLAVKKKIRTYIDQEDPKKPLSDSKIMKILNDEGINIARRTVAKYRDELNIPSSTDRKAIF